A window from Primulina huaijiensis isolate GDHJ02 chromosome 13, ASM1229523v2, whole genome shotgun sequence encodes these proteins:
- the LOC140991845 gene encoding ABC transporter G family member 22-like isoform X3 translates to MFTNITYKLVIKRIASTVEKDILNGITGSVVPGEVLALMGPSGCGKTTLLSLLGGRVTEHSIGGSITYNDQPYSKSLKSRIGFVTQDDILFPNLTVRETLTYAARLRLPRTLTKDEKDKRAMDVIHELGLERCQDTIIGGSFVTGVSGGERKRVCIGNEIIINPSLLFLDEPTSGLDSTTALRIVETLNDIAEAGKTVITTIHQPSSRLFLKFDKLILLGKGSLLYFGKASEALVYFTTIGYSPLIAMNPAEFMLDLANGNVTDISIPSEFQDRVQMGNFKAETKSGKIDPAVIQEKEIFLIQYLVEAHEARVAVHEKKNIMEPISMDEEMKSKLNSSKREYGASWYEQYSILFWRGLKERKNDYFSWLRITQVLTTATILGLLWWQSGSDNPKELQDQAGLLFFIAVFWGFFPVFTAIFTFPQERAMLSKERAADMYRLSAYFVARTTSDLPLDLLLPVLFLLVVYFMAGLRMNAGSFFLTMMTVFLCIIAAQGLGLAIGATLWDLKRATTLASVTVMTFMLAGGFFVQNVPVFVSWLRYLSFNYHTYKLLLKVQYQHISHSINGVRIDSGYTEVGVLLAMVFGYRLLAYLSLRRMKIHPGA, encoded by the exons ATG TTCACGAATATAACATACAAGTTGGTTATCAAAAGAATAGCTTCAACGGTGGAGAAGGATATTTTGAATGGAATTACAGGCTCAGTTGTTCCAGGGGAAGTTTTAGCGTTGATGGGACCATCGGGATGCGGGAAGACGACATTACTGAGTCTACTCGGAGGGCGAGTTACAGAGCACTCAATTGGCGGTTCTATAACTTACAACGATCAACCATATTCGAAGTCACTAAAAAGCAG GATCGGGTTCGTGACACAAGACGACATTCTATTCCCAAACCTTACAGTAAGAGAAACTCTAACGTATGCAGCTCGACTACGACTTCCAAGGACATTAACAAAAGATGAAAAGGATAAAAGAGCCATGGATGTTATACACGAGCTGGGTCTTGAAAG GTGTCAAGACACAATAATTGGTGGCTCCTTCGTTACTGGCGTTTCAGGTGGAGAAAGGAAGCGTGTGTGCATCGGAAACGAGATAATAATCAACCCGTCCCTGTTGTTTCTCGATGAACCTACTTCTGGTCTGGATTCTACAACAGCTTTAAGGATAGTCGAGACCTTAAATGACATAGCAGAG GCTGGAAAAACAGTAATTACCACAATCCATCAGCCATCAAGCCGACTTTTCCTTAAATTTGATAAGTTGATTTTACTTGGTAAAGGGAGCTTGCTTTATTTCGGAAAGGCATCAGAAGCTCTGGTTTACTTTACTACCATAGGATATTCCCCCCTTATAGCAATGAACCCTGCAGAATTCATGCTTGACCTAGCAAATGGAAATGTAACAGATATTTCCATCCCATCAGAATTCCAAGACAGAGTGCAAATGGGAAACTTCAAAGCAGAAACCAAGAGTGGAAAGATTGACCCTGCAGTTATACAAGag AAAGAAATTTTTCTCATCCAGTATCTCGTGGAGGCCCATGAGGCACGAGTTGCTGTGCAtgagaagaaaaatattatggAGCCAATATCAATGGATGAAGAAATGAAGTCTAAACTAAATTCTTCCAAGAGAGAATATGGAGCAAGCTGGTATGAACAATATTCCATATTATTTTGGAGAGGACTTAAAGAACGGAAGAATGACTATTTCAGCTGGTTGAGGATTACTCAGGTTCTGACAACAGCAACTATTTTGGGATTGTTGTGGTGGCAATCTGGTAGTGATAATCCCAAAGAACTTCAAGATCAG GCTGGATTACTGTTCTTCATAGCTGTTTTCTGGGGGTTTTTCCCAGTCTTCACTGCCATATTTACGTTTCCTCAGGAAAGAGCCATGCTAAGCAAGGAGCGAGCAGCTGACATGTATAGGTTAAGCGCGTATTTTGTGGCTAGAACCACAAGTGATCTTCCGCTAGACCTGTTACTGCCAGTACTTTTTCTTCTTGTTGTATATTTTATGGCAGGCTTAAGAATGAATGCTGGCTCCTTTTTCCTCACGATGATGACAGTTTTTCTTTGCATTATAGCAGCTCAG GGACTTGGGCTAGCCATTGGTGCTACACTATGGGATTTGAAAAGGGCAACAACCCTGGCCTCAGTCACTGTGATGACCTTCATGTTGGCTGGGGGATTCTTTGTGCAG AATGTCCCGGTGTTCGTATCATGGCTTCGTTATCTCTCGTTTAACTATCACACCTACAAGCTTCTACTCAAAGTGCAATACCAACACATCAGTCACTCGATTAATGGGGTCAGAATAGACAGTGGTTACACGGAAGTTGGAGTTCTGCTAGCCATGGTCTTTGGCTACCGACTCCTAGCATATTTATCTTTGAGAAGAATGAAAATCCATCCAGGAGCTTAG
- the LOC140991845 gene encoding ABC transporter G family member 22-like isoform X4, which translates to MGPSGCGKTTLLSLLGGRVTEHSIGGSITYNDQPYSKSLKSRIGFVTQDDILFPNLTVRETLTYAARLRLPRTLTKDEKDKRAMDVIHELGLERCQDTIIGGSFVTGVSGGERKRVCIGNEIIINPSLLFLDEPTSGLDSTTALRIVETLNDIAEAGKTVITTIHQPSSRLFLKFDKLILLGKGSLLYFGKASEALVYFTTIGYSPLIAMNPAEFMLDLANGNVTDISIPSEFQDRVQMGNFKAETKSGKIDPAVIQEKEIFLIQYLVEAHEARVAVHEKKNIMEPISMDEEMKSKLNSSKREYGASWYEQYSILFWRGLKERKNDYFSWLRITQVLTTATILGLLWWQSGSDNPKELQDQAGLLFFIAVFWGFFPVFTAIFTFPQERAMLSKERAADMYRLSAYFVARTTSDLPLDLLLPVLFLLVVYFMAGLRMNAGSFFLTMMTVFLCIIAAQGLGLAIGATLWDLKRATTLASVTVMTFMLAGGFFVQNVPVFVSWLRYLSFNYHTYKLLLKVQYQHISHSINGVRIDSGYTEVGVLLAMVFGYRLLAYLSLRRMKIHPGA; encoded by the exons ATGGGACCATCGGGATGCGGGAAGACGACATTACTGAGTCTACTCGGAGGGCGAGTTACAGAGCACTCAATTGGCGGTTCTATAACTTACAACGATCAACCATATTCGAAGTCACTAAAAAGCAG GATCGGGTTCGTGACACAAGACGACATTCTATTCCCAAACCTTACAGTAAGAGAAACTCTAACGTATGCAGCTCGACTACGACTTCCAAGGACATTAACAAAAGATGAAAAGGATAAAAGAGCCATGGATGTTATACACGAGCTGGGTCTTGAAAG GTGTCAAGACACAATAATTGGTGGCTCCTTCGTTACTGGCGTTTCAGGTGGAGAAAGGAAGCGTGTGTGCATCGGAAACGAGATAATAATCAACCCGTCCCTGTTGTTTCTCGATGAACCTACTTCTGGTCTGGATTCTACAACAGCTTTAAGGATAGTCGAGACCTTAAATGACATAGCAGAG GCTGGAAAAACAGTAATTACCACAATCCATCAGCCATCAAGCCGACTTTTCCTTAAATTTGATAAGTTGATTTTACTTGGTAAAGGGAGCTTGCTTTATTTCGGAAAGGCATCAGAAGCTCTGGTTTACTTTACTACCATAGGATATTCCCCCCTTATAGCAATGAACCCTGCAGAATTCATGCTTGACCTAGCAAATGGAAATGTAACAGATATTTCCATCCCATCAGAATTCCAAGACAGAGTGCAAATGGGAAACTTCAAAGCAGAAACCAAGAGTGGAAAGATTGACCCTGCAGTTATACAAGag AAAGAAATTTTTCTCATCCAGTATCTCGTGGAGGCCCATGAGGCACGAGTTGCTGTGCAtgagaagaaaaatattatggAGCCAATATCAATGGATGAAGAAATGAAGTCTAAACTAAATTCTTCCAAGAGAGAATATGGAGCAAGCTGGTATGAACAATATTCCATATTATTTTGGAGAGGACTTAAAGAACGGAAGAATGACTATTTCAGCTGGTTGAGGATTACTCAGGTTCTGACAACAGCAACTATTTTGGGATTGTTGTGGTGGCAATCTGGTAGTGATAATCCCAAAGAACTTCAAGATCAG GCTGGATTACTGTTCTTCATAGCTGTTTTCTGGGGGTTTTTCCCAGTCTTCACTGCCATATTTACGTTTCCTCAGGAAAGAGCCATGCTAAGCAAGGAGCGAGCAGCTGACATGTATAGGTTAAGCGCGTATTTTGTGGCTAGAACCACAAGTGATCTTCCGCTAGACCTGTTACTGCCAGTACTTTTTCTTCTTGTTGTATATTTTATGGCAGGCTTAAGAATGAATGCTGGCTCCTTTTTCCTCACGATGATGACAGTTTTTCTTTGCATTATAGCAGCTCAG GGACTTGGGCTAGCCATTGGTGCTACACTATGGGATTTGAAAAGGGCAACAACCCTGGCCTCAGTCACTGTGATGACCTTCATGTTGGCTGGGGGATTCTTTGTGCAG AATGTCCCGGTGTTCGTATCATGGCTTCGTTATCTCTCGTTTAACTATCACACCTACAAGCTTCTACTCAAAGTGCAATACCAACACATCAGTCACTCGATTAATGGGGTCAGAATAGACAGTGGTTACACGGAAGTTGGAGTTCTGCTAGCCATGGTCTTTGGCTACCGACTCCTAGCATATTTATCTTTGAGAAGAATGAAAATCCATCCAGGAGCTTAG
- the LOC140991845 gene encoding ABC transporter G family member 22-like isoform X2, with the protein MCCLNLLAVEDLEAGRHRKKFHADPTLPIYLKFTNITYKLVIKRIASTVEKDILNGITGSVVPGEVLALMGPSGCGKTTLLSLLGGRVTEHSIGGSITYNDQPYSKSLKSRIGFVTQDDILFPNLTVRETLTYAARLRLPRTLTKDEKDKRAMDVIHELGLERCQDTIIGGSFVTGVSGGERKRVCIGNEIIINPSLLFLDEPTSGLDSTTALRIVETLNDIAEAGKTVITTIHQPSSRLFLKFDKLILLGKGSLLYFGKASEALVYFTTIGYSPLIAMNPAEFMLDLANGNVTDISIPSEFQDRVQMGNFKAETKSGKIDPAVIQEYLVEAHEARVAVHEKKNIMEPISMDEEMKSKLNSSKREYGASWYEQYSILFWRGLKERKNDYFSWLRITQVLTTATILGLLWWQSGSDNPKELQDQAGLLFFIAVFWGFFPVFTAIFTFPQERAMLSKERAADMYRLSAYFVARTTSDLPLDLLLPVLFLLVVYFMAGLRMNAGSFFLTMMTVFLCIIAAQGLGLAIGATLWDLKRATTLASVTVMTFMLAGGFFVQNVPVFVSWLRYLSFNYHTYKLLLKVQYQHISHSINGVRIDSGYTEVGVLLAMVFGYRLLAYLSLRRMKIHPGA; encoded by the exons ATGTGTTGCTTAAATTTATTAGCAGTTGAAGATCTTGAGGCAGGCAGGCACAGGAAGAAATTTCACGCAGATCCCACATTACCAATCTACCTCAAG TTCACGAATATAACATACAAGTTGGTTATCAAAAGAATAGCTTCAACGGTGGAGAAGGATATTTTGAATGGAATTACAGGCTCAGTTGTTCCAGGGGAAGTTTTAGCGTTGATGGGACCATCGGGATGCGGGAAGACGACATTACTGAGTCTACTCGGAGGGCGAGTTACAGAGCACTCAATTGGCGGTTCTATAACTTACAACGATCAACCATATTCGAAGTCACTAAAAAGCAG GATCGGGTTCGTGACACAAGACGACATTCTATTCCCAAACCTTACAGTAAGAGAAACTCTAACGTATGCAGCTCGACTACGACTTCCAAGGACATTAACAAAAGATGAAAAGGATAAAAGAGCCATGGATGTTATACACGAGCTGGGTCTTGAAAG GTGTCAAGACACAATAATTGGTGGCTCCTTCGTTACTGGCGTTTCAGGTGGAGAAAGGAAGCGTGTGTGCATCGGAAACGAGATAATAATCAACCCGTCCCTGTTGTTTCTCGATGAACCTACTTCTGGTCTGGATTCTACAACAGCTTTAAGGATAGTCGAGACCTTAAATGACATAGCAGAG GCTGGAAAAACAGTAATTACCACAATCCATCAGCCATCAAGCCGACTTTTCCTTAAATTTGATAAGTTGATTTTACTTGGTAAAGGGAGCTTGCTTTATTTCGGAAAGGCATCAGAAGCTCTGGTTTACTTTACTACCATAGGATATTCCCCCCTTATAGCAATGAACCCTGCAGAATTCATGCTTGACCTAGCAAATGGAAATGTAACAGATATTTCCATCCCATCAGAATTCCAAGACAGAGTGCAAATGGGAAACTTCAAAGCAGAAACCAAGAGTGGAAAGATTGACCCTGCAGTTATACAAGag TATCTCGTGGAGGCCCATGAGGCACGAGTTGCTGTGCAtgagaagaaaaatattatggAGCCAATATCAATGGATGAAGAAATGAAGTCTAAACTAAATTCTTCCAAGAGAGAATATGGAGCAAGCTGGTATGAACAATATTCCATATTATTTTGGAGAGGACTTAAAGAACGGAAGAATGACTATTTCAGCTGGTTGAGGATTACTCAGGTTCTGACAACAGCAACTATTTTGGGATTGTTGTGGTGGCAATCTGGTAGTGATAATCCCAAAGAACTTCAAGATCAG GCTGGATTACTGTTCTTCATAGCTGTTTTCTGGGGGTTTTTCCCAGTCTTCACTGCCATATTTACGTTTCCTCAGGAAAGAGCCATGCTAAGCAAGGAGCGAGCAGCTGACATGTATAGGTTAAGCGCGTATTTTGTGGCTAGAACCACAAGTGATCTTCCGCTAGACCTGTTACTGCCAGTACTTTTTCTTCTTGTTGTATATTTTATGGCAGGCTTAAGAATGAATGCTGGCTCCTTTTTCCTCACGATGATGACAGTTTTTCTTTGCATTATAGCAGCTCAG GGACTTGGGCTAGCCATTGGTGCTACACTATGGGATTTGAAAAGGGCAACAACCCTGGCCTCAGTCACTGTGATGACCTTCATGTTGGCTGGGGGATTCTTTGTGCAG AATGTCCCGGTGTTCGTATCATGGCTTCGTTATCTCTCGTTTAACTATCACACCTACAAGCTTCTACTCAAAGTGCAATACCAACACATCAGTCACTCGATTAATGGGGTCAGAATAGACAGTGGTTACACGGAAGTTGGAGTTCTGCTAGCCATGGTCTTTGGCTACCGACTCCTAGCATATTTATCTTTGAGAAGAATGAAAATCCATCCAGGAGCTTAG
- the LOC140991845 gene encoding ABC transporter G family member 22-like isoform X1: MCCLNLLAVEDLEAGRHRKKFHADPTLPIYLKFTNITYKLVIKRIASTVEKDILNGITGSVVPGEVLALMGPSGCGKTTLLSLLGGRVTEHSIGGSITYNDQPYSKSLKSRIGFVTQDDILFPNLTVRETLTYAARLRLPRTLTKDEKDKRAMDVIHELGLERCQDTIIGGSFVTGVSGGERKRVCIGNEIIINPSLLFLDEPTSGLDSTTALRIVETLNDIAEAGKTVITTIHQPSSRLFLKFDKLILLGKGSLLYFGKASEALVYFTTIGYSPLIAMNPAEFMLDLANGNVTDISIPSEFQDRVQMGNFKAETKSGKIDPAVIQEKEIFLIQYLVEAHEARVAVHEKKNIMEPISMDEEMKSKLNSSKREYGASWYEQYSILFWRGLKERKNDYFSWLRITQVLTTATILGLLWWQSGSDNPKELQDQAGLLFFIAVFWGFFPVFTAIFTFPQERAMLSKERAADMYRLSAYFVARTTSDLPLDLLLPVLFLLVVYFMAGLRMNAGSFFLTMMTVFLCIIAAQGLGLAIGATLWDLKRATTLASVTVMTFMLAGGFFVQNVPVFVSWLRYLSFNYHTYKLLLKVQYQHISHSINGVRIDSGYTEVGVLLAMVFGYRLLAYLSLRRMKIHPGA, encoded by the exons ATGTGTTGCTTAAATTTATTAGCAGTTGAAGATCTTGAGGCAGGCAGGCACAGGAAGAAATTTCACGCAGATCCCACATTACCAATCTACCTCAAG TTCACGAATATAACATACAAGTTGGTTATCAAAAGAATAGCTTCAACGGTGGAGAAGGATATTTTGAATGGAATTACAGGCTCAGTTGTTCCAGGGGAAGTTTTAGCGTTGATGGGACCATCGGGATGCGGGAAGACGACATTACTGAGTCTACTCGGAGGGCGAGTTACAGAGCACTCAATTGGCGGTTCTATAACTTACAACGATCAACCATATTCGAAGTCACTAAAAAGCAG GATCGGGTTCGTGACACAAGACGACATTCTATTCCCAAACCTTACAGTAAGAGAAACTCTAACGTATGCAGCTCGACTACGACTTCCAAGGACATTAACAAAAGATGAAAAGGATAAAAGAGCCATGGATGTTATACACGAGCTGGGTCTTGAAAG GTGTCAAGACACAATAATTGGTGGCTCCTTCGTTACTGGCGTTTCAGGTGGAGAAAGGAAGCGTGTGTGCATCGGAAACGAGATAATAATCAACCCGTCCCTGTTGTTTCTCGATGAACCTACTTCTGGTCTGGATTCTACAACAGCTTTAAGGATAGTCGAGACCTTAAATGACATAGCAGAG GCTGGAAAAACAGTAATTACCACAATCCATCAGCCATCAAGCCGACTTTTCCTTAAATTTGATAAGTTGATTTTACTTGGTAAAGGGAGCTTGCTTTATTTCGGAAAGGCATCAGAAGCTCTGGTTTACTTTACTACCATAGGATATTCCCCCCTTATAGCAATGAACCCTGCAGAATTCATGCTTGACCTAGCAAATGGAAATGTAACAGATATTTCCATCCCATCAGAATTCCAAGACAGAGTGCAAATGGGAAACTTCAAAGCAGAAACCAAGAGTGGAAAGATTGACCCTGCAGTTATACAAGag AAAGAAATTTTTCTCATCCAGTATCTCGTGGAGGCCCATGAGGCACGAGTTGCTGTGCAtgagaagaaaaatattatggAGCCAATATCAATGGATGAAGAAATGAAGTCTAAACTAAATTCTTCCAAGAGAGAATATGGAGCAAGCTGGTATGAACAATATTCCATATTATTTTGGAGAGGACTTAAAGAACGGAAGAATGACTATTTCAGCTGGTTGAGGATTACTCAGGTTCTGACAACAGCAACTATTTTGGGATTGTTGTGGTGGCAATCTGGTAGTGATAATCCCAAAGAACTTCAAGATCAG GCTGGATTACTGTTCTTCATAGCTGTTTTCTGGGGGTTTTTCCCAGTCTTCACTGCCATATTTACGTTTCCTCAGGAAAGAGCCATGCTAAGCAAGGAGCGAGCAGCTGACATGTATAGGTTAAGCGCGTATTTTGTGGCTAGAACCACAAGTGATCTTCCGCTAGACCTGTTACTGCCAGTACTTTTTCTTCTTGTTGTATATTTTATGGCAGGCTTAAGAATGAATGCTGGCTCCTTTTTCCTCACGATGATGACAGTTTTTCTTTGCATTATAGCAGCTCAG GGACTTGGGCTAGCCATTGGTGCTACACTATGGGATTTGAAAAGGGCAACAACCCTGGCCTCAGTCACTGTGATGACCTTCATGTTGGCTGGGGGATTCTTTGTGCAG AATGTCCCGGTGTTCGTATCATGGCTTCGTTATCTCTCGTTTAACTATCACACCTACAAGCTTCTACTCAAAGTGCAATACCAACACATCAGTCACTCGATTAATGGGGTCAGAATAGACAGTGGTTACACGGAAGTTGGAGTTCTGCTAGCCATGGTCTTTGGCTACCGACTCCTAGCATATTTATCTTTGAGAAGAATGAAAATCCATCCAGGAGCTTAG